In the Pseudomonas sp. ADAK2 genome, one interval contains:
- a CDS encoding FAD/NAD(P)-dependent oxidoreductase yields the protein MNPVIIIGAGPAGIRAAQTLVAHGVRPILLDEAARGGGQIYRRQPANFKRSAVKLYGFEAHKANAIHQTLDALREQLDYRPETLVWNAEAGALDTLQDGRATRLAFSRVIVATGATDRILPVPGWTLPGVYSLGAAQIALKFQGCAIGERVVFAGSGPLLYLVAYQYAKAGAKVVAVLDSSPFSQQARALPGLLAQPATLAKGIYYRSWLTAHGIPVHQGASLVQVNGEQRVQSLNWRNAKGSQQIDCDAVAFAHGLRSETQLADLLGCEFAWNPLNRAWLPERDSAGRSSVAEVYLAGDGAGIMGADAAEMAGERAALALLEDSGYLIPPQRSHQLEHSLKRIGDFRQGLEQAFVFPEDWAAHTADHLIVCRCEEVRAGEIRQVVREGHWEINRVKAHCRVGMGRCQGRMCGAAAAEIIACESQRKVSEIGRLRAQSPVKPLPFGLEVEP from the coding sequence ATGAATCCCGTGATCATCATCGGCGCCGGCCCCGCAGGTATCCGTGCCGCACAAACCCTGGTCGCTCATGGCGTGCGCCCGATCCTGCTGGACGAAGCCGCGCGCGGCGGCGGGCAGATTTATCGGCGGCAACCGGCGAACTTCAAGCGTTCGGCGGTCAAGCTGTATGGCTTCGAAGCGCACAAAGCCAATGCGATCCATCAAACCCTCGACGCCCTGCGCGAGCAACTCGACTACCGCCCCGAAACCCTGGTGTGGAACGCCGAGGCCGGTGCGCTCGACACGTTGCAGGATGGCCGCGCCACACGCCTGGCGTTCTCCCGGGTGATCGTCGCCACCGGCGCCACTGACCGGATTCTGCCGGTGCCGGGCTGGACCTTGCCGGGGGTCTACAGCCTCGGCGCGGCGCAGATTGCGCTGAAGTTTCAGGGCTGCGCCATCGGTGAACGGGTGGTGTTCGCTGGCAGCGGACCGTTGCTGTACCTGGTGGCGTATCAGTACGCCAAGGCCGGGGCGAAGGTCGTCGCGGTGCTCGACAGTTCGCCCTTCAGCCAACAGGCCCGCGCCCTGCCCGGCCTGCTGGCACAACCGGCAACCCTGGCCAAAGGCATTTATTACCGCAGTTGGCTGACCGCCCATGGCATCCCGGTGCATCAGGGGGCCAGCCTGGTTCAGGTCAACGGCGAACAACGGGTGCAATCGCTGAACTGGCGCAACGCAAAGGGCTCCCAGCAAATCGACTGCGACGCCGTCGCCTTCGCCCATGGCCTGCGCAGCGAAACCCAGCTCGCCGACCTGCTTGGCTGTGAATTCGCCTGGAACCCGCTCAACCGCGCTTGGCTACCAGAGCGCGACAGCGCCGGACGCAGCAGTGTCGCCGAGGTGTACCTGGCCGGTGATGGCGCCGGGATCATGGGCGCCGACGCGGCGGAAATGGCCGGCGAGCGTGCGGCGTTGGCGTTGCTTGAAGACAGCGGTTACCTGATCCCGCCGCAACGCAGCCATCAATTGGAACACTCCCTCAAACGCATCGGCGATTTTCGCCAAGGACTGGAGCAAGCCTTCGTCTTCCCCGAAGACTGGGCCGCCCACACCGCCGACCACCTGATTGTCTGCCGCTGCGAAGAAGTCCGCGCCGGCGAGATCCGCCAGGTGGTGCGCGAAGGCCACTGGGAGATCAATCGGGTCAAGGCCCATTGCCGGGTCGGCATGGGTCGCTGCCAGGGCCGAATGTGCGGCGCGGCGGCGGCAGAAATCATTGCCTGCGAAAGTCAGCGCAAGGTGTCGGAGATTGGCCGGTTGCGCGCGCAGTCGCCGGTCAAACCGTTGCCGTTTGGCCTGGAGGTCGAGCCATGA
- a CDS encoding ABC transporter substrate-binding protein, translated as MNNVKRTALLGLSCMGALLTVTQAQAEPTLYLGMNGGTMERLYADKVLPVFEKANNVKVVIVPGTSADILAKVQASKGNPQLHVMFLDDGIMYRAISMGLCDKLQDSPTLAQIPAKGRIKDEAVAVSLGVTGLAYNTRLFKEKGWAAPTSWMDLADPRFKDKVVFQSMASSTFGLHGFLMFNRIQGGSETDVEPGFKAWPNTVGRNVLEYIPSSAKISEMLQTDEAALFPLTPTQVTALKLKGMPVEYAQPKEGAVVLNVAECAIANNTQPELAQKLAAFLLTPDAQAAALEDGDQIPSNPNTPTTDKTRGQVEAMKQYLQTAIAVDWDQVNEQRPAWNARWNRSIER; from the coding sequence ATGAATAACGTCAAACGCACTGCACTGCTCGGGTTGTCCTGCATGGGCGCCCTGCTCACGGTCACTCAGGCCCAGGCCGAACCGACGCTTTACCTGGGCATGAACGGTGGGACCATGGAGCGGCTCTACGCCGACAAGGTGCTGCCGGTGTTCGAGAAAGCCAACAACGTCAAAGTGGTGATCGTGCCGGGGACGTCCGCCGACATCCTGGCCAAGGTCCAGGCCAGCAAGGGCAACCCGCAACTGCACGTGATGTTCCTTGACGACGGCATCATGTACCGCGCCATCTCCATGGGCTTGTGCGACAAACTCCAGGACAGTCCGACCCTGGCGCAGATTCCGGCCAAGGGCCGGATCAAGGATGAAGCCGTGGCGGTCAGCCTCGGCGTCACCGGGCTGGCCTACAACACGCGGCTGTTCAAGGAAAAAGGCTGGGCTGCGCCGACCTCGTGGATGGACCTGGCCGACCCGCGTTTCAAGGACAAAGTGGTGTTCCAGTCCATGGCCTCCTCGACCTTCGGCCTGCATGGTTTCCTGATGTTCAACCGGATTCAGGGCGGCAGCGAAACCGATGTTGAACCGGGCTTCAAGGCCTGGCCGAACACCGTGGGGCGCAACGTGCTGGAGTACATCCCGAGCTCGGCGAAGATCTCGGAAATGCTGCAAACCGACGAAGCCGCGCTGTTTCCGCTGACGCCAACCCAAGTCACCGCGCTGAAGCTCAAGGGCATGCCGGTGGAATACGCGCAGCCGAAAGAAGGCGCCGTGGTGCTCAACGTCGCCGAATGTGCGATCGCCAACAACACCCAACCGGAACTGGCGCAAAAACTCGCGGCATTCCTGCTGACACCGGACGCGCAAGCCGCTGCGCTGGAAGATGGCGACCAGATCCCGTCCAATCCCAACACCCCGACCACCGACAAGACCCGTGGCCAGGTTGAGGCGATGAAACAGTATCTGCAAACGGCGATTGCGGTGGATTGGGATCAGGTGAACGAACAGCGCCCGGCGTGGAATGCGCGGTGGAATCGGAGTATTGAGCGGTAG
- the zapE gene encoding cell division protein ZapE produces the protein MAVRPPIRSRSTPRWPALRRLFGKAAAPTASHRVIHDYFQHKALAQGYTLSHSQQRVIDCMAQHATTLLGASAKTLPGLYLHGAVGRGKSWLLDGFFQAIPLAQKQRLHFHEFFAQLHQGMFSHREQPDALATTLDELLQDCRVLCFDEFHVYDISDAMLISRLFKALFRRGILLLVTSNYPPEGLLPNPLYHARFKPVIDLINTRMQVMEVGGPHDYRSQARTHAQQVFTQGHYVWPATRAQRQALNLPQSIAPLALPVGTRHLPARHCDGRTVGFTFSDLCDHPTAVMDYLELCRRFDHWIIDELPTLGDCSMAAQQRFINLIDVLYDQDKHLVLLGRHSLRESLGGDAIDLARTRSRLGQLVEVRES, from the coding sequence GTGGCCGTTCGACCGCCAATCCGCTCGCGAAGCACACCACGCTGGCCCGCACTGCGCCGCTTGTTCGGCAAGGCTGCTGCGCCAACGGCCAGCCACCGGGTCATCCACGATTACTTCCAGCACAAGGCCCTCGCCCAGGGTTATACCCTCAGCCACAGCCAGCAGCGGGTAATCGACTGCATGGCGCAACACGCGACGACCCTGCTCGGTGCGTCGGCGAAAACCCTGCCCGGCCTGTACCTGCACGGCGCGGTCGGGCGTGGCAAAAGCTGGTTGCTGGACGGTTTTTTCCAGGCCATCCCCCTCGCGCAAAAACAGCGCCTGCACTTTCATGAGTTTTTCGCGCAACTGCATCAGGGCATGTTCAGCCATCGCGAACAACCCGATGCCTTGGCGACCACACTGGATGAGCTGCTGCAGGATTGCCGGGTGTTGTGTTTCGATGAGTTTCACGTCTACGACATCAGCGACGCGATGCTCATCTCCCGGCTGTTCAAGGCGTTGTTCCGCCGGGGCATCTTGCTGCTGGTCACCTCCAACTACCCGCCGGAAGGCTTGCTGCCCAACCCGCTCTACCACGCGCGTTTCAAACCGGTGATCGACCTGATCAACACGCGCATGCAAGTCATGGAAGTCGGCGGCCCGCATGACTACAGAAGCCAGGCCCGAACCCACGCCCAGCAAGTGTTTACCCAGGGCCACTACGTCTGGCCAGCGACGCGGGCCCAGCGCCAGGCACTGAACCTGCCGCAAAGCATTGCCCCGCTGGCGTTACCCGTCGGCACACGGCATCTGCCCGCGCGGCACTGCGACGGGCGAACCGTCGGTTTTACTTTCAGTGATCTGTGCGACCACCCGACGGCGGTCATGGATTATCTGGAACTGTGTCGGCGTTTCGATCACTGGATCATCGATGAACTGCCCACCCTGGGCGATTGTTCGATGGCGGCGCAGCAGCGGTTTATCAACCTGATCGACGTTTTGTACGATCAGGACAAGCATCTGGTGTTGCTGGGCCGGCATTCGTTGCGCGAAAGCCTGGGCGGCGATGCCATTGACCTGGCGCGCACGCGGAGTCGGCTGGGGCAGTTAGTTGAAGTTCGAGAGTCGTAG
- a CDS encoding YebC/PmpR family DNA-binding transcriptional regulator translates to MGAQWKVKHKEAASNAKGKIFGKLVKEITIAARNGADTATNAHLRLVVEQAKKASMPKETLDRAIKKGAGLLGETVQYHRVTYEGFAPHQVPLIVECVTDNINRTVAEIRVAFRKGQLGASGSVAWDFNHVGMIEASPDSPDADPEMAAIEAGAQDFEPGEEEGTTLFLTEPADLDSVQKALPEQGFTVLAAKLGYQPKNPVTGLSDEQMAEVEAFLEGLDNHDDVQDMFVGLAG, encoded by the coding sequence ATGGGCGCACAGTGGAAGGTTAAACACAAAGAAGCGGCATCCAACGCCAAGGGCAAGATCTTCGGCAAACTGGTGAAGGAAATCACCATTGCTGCGCGCAACGGCGCCGATACTGCCACCAACGCACACTTGCGTCTGGTGGTCGAGCAGGCCAAGAAAGCCTCGATGCCCAAGGAAACCCTGGATCGCGCGATCAAGAAAGGCGCGGGCCTGTTGGGTGAAACCGTGCAATACCATCGCGTGACCTACGAAGGCTTCGCCCCGCATCAGGTGCCGCTGATCGTTGAATGCGTGACCGACAACATCAACCGTACCGTGGCTGAAATCCGCGTCGCGTTTCGCAAGGGCCAGTTGGGCGCTTCCGGTTCGGTAGCCTGGGACTTCAACCACGTCGGCATGATCGAGGCGTCCCCGGACAGCCCCGACGCTGACCCGGAAATGGCCGCCATCGAAGCCGGCGCCCAGGATTTCGAGCCGGGCGAAGAAGAGGGCACGACCCTGTTCCTGACCGAGCCTGCGGACCTGGATTCGGTACAAAAGGCCCTGCCTGAGCAAGGTTTTACGGTGTTGGCGGCCAAGTTGGGCTACCAGCCGAAGAACCCGGTCACGGGTTTGAGCGATGAGCAGATGGCTGAAGTCGAAGCCTTCCTCGAAGGCCTTGATAACCACGATGACGTGCAGGATATGTTTGTCGGGTTGGCGGGTTAA
- a CDS encoding NAD(P)/FAD-dependent oxidoreductase — MIEVDAIIIGGGIVGASAALFLSKAGRRVALLERDFCGSHSSGVNYGGVRRQGRPLSQLPLSQQAHELWAQLPQLIGIDGEYQRSGHLKLARSLNDLRALQDYAASSQGFGLDLQILERNELRARFPWVGDVAAGASFCPDDGHANPRLVSPAFAQTARRHGAQVHEQCAVTRVEHDGQRFHVNTASGLEFRAPWLMNCAGAWAGKLAEQFGEAVPMHAGHPAMLVTEPLPLVMNASTGVEGGGIYARQVARGNCVLGGGQGFALDDARARPGQNAVLEILRQAVELYPFLEGAQAIRTWSGTEGYLPDRQPVIGHSGTQPGLLHGFGFAGAGFQIGPAVGQALTEIICSGASKTSLDAFSITRFHSIPVA; from the coding sequence ATGATTGAAGTCGATGCCATCATCATTGGCGGCGGTATCGTCGGCGCCTCGGCCGCACTGTTTCTGAGCAAGGCCGGGCGCCGCGTGGCGCTTTTGGAACGGGACTTTTGCGGCTCCCACTCCAGCGGTGTGAACTACGGTGGCGTGCGCCGTCAGGGTCGCCCGCTGTCGCAACTGCCGCTGTCGCAACAGGCTCACGAACTCTGGGCGCAACTGCCGCAGTTGATCGGCATCGACGGCGAATACCAGCGCAGCGGTCACTTGAAACTGGCGCGCAGCCTCAACGATCTGCGCGCGTTGCAGGACTACGCCGCCAGCAGCCAGGGGTTCGGCCTCGACTTGCAAATCCTCGAACGCAATGAGTTGCGCGCGCGGTTTCCGTGGGTTGGCGATGTCGCGGCCGGCGCGTCGTTTTGCCCGGACGATGGCCACGCCAACCCGCGATTGGTGTCCCCGGCGTTTGCCCAAACGGCGCGGCGCCATGGTGCGCAAGTCCATGAACAATGCGCGGTGACTCGCGTCGAACACGACGGCCAGCGCTTTCACGTCAACACCGCGAGCGGCCTCGAATTCCGCGCACCGTGGCTGATGAATTGCGCCGGAGCCTGGGCCGGCAAACTCGCCGAACAGTTTGGCGAAGCGGTGCCGATGCACGCCGGGCACCCGGCGATGCTGGTCACCGAACCGTTGCCGCTGGTGATGAACGCCAGCACCGGAGTCGAGGGCGGTGGCATCTATGCCCGCCAGGTCGCGCGCGGCAACTGTGTGTTGGGCGGCGGCCAGGGTTTTGCCCTCGACGACGCCCGCGCCCGTCCCGGCCAGAACGCCGTGCTTGAGATCCTGCGGCAAGCGGTCGAGCTCTACCCGTTTCTCGAAGGCGCCCAGGCGATTCGCACCTGGAGCGGCACCGAAGGTTACTTGCCCGACCGCCAACCGGTGATCGGGCACAGCGGCACCCAGCCCGGCCTGTTGCACGGGTTTGGCTTTGCCGGCGCCGGTTTCCAGATCGGCCCGGCGGTGGGCCAGGCGCTCACCGAGATCATTTGCAGCGGCGCTTCAAAAACGTCGCTGGATGCGTTTTCCATCACCCGGTTTCACTCCATCCCAGTTGCTTGA
- a CDS encoding FAD-dependent oxidoreductase has translation MRPFWLDQALAAEPCAPCEPLAGDTRADVCIVGGGYTGLWTAIMLKEQNPELDVLLIEADICGAGASGRNGGCALSWSAKYFTLERLFGVEEAVRLVKESERSIYAIGTFCEQYGVDADYRLDGTLYTATNRAQCGSTDAVIAALERNGINSFTQRPVADVQRMAGSSKHLEGWFSPAAASVQPGKLVRGLRRVALQLGVRIHENTAMTGLEEGKPAGIQTPNGTVRADRVVLAMNAWMARAFPQFERSVAIVSSDMLITEPRPDLLNDIGLTSGVTVLDSRIFVHYYHNTPDGRIMLGKGGNTFAYGGRMLPVFDQPSPYAGLLRSSLADFFPAFAEVKVEATWNGPSDRSVTGLPFFGQMSASGNVFYGFGYSGSGVGPCHMGGQILASMVQGLDNPWTRSPLVNGPLGYFPPEPIRYLGSLMVRNAIRRKERAEDHGHRPRHLDVRLAKFAAAAGKADKG, from the coding sequence ATGAGACCTTTCTGGCTGGACCAAGCGCTGGCGGCGGAGCCCTGCGCGCCGTGCGAGCCACTGGCGGGCGACACCCGCGCCGACGTGTGCATCGTCGGTGGCGGCTACACCGGGTTGTGGACCGCGATCATGCTCAAGGAGCAAAACCCCGAGCTCGATGTGTTGCTGATCGAGGCCGACATCTGCGGCGCCGGCGCCAGTGGCCGCAACGGCGGTTGTGCACTGTCGTGGTCGGCCAAGTATTTCACCCTGGAACGCTTGTTCGGCGTTGAAGAAGCGGTGCGACTGGTCAAGGAATCGGAGCGCAGCATTTATGCGATCGGCACCTTCTGCGAGCAGTACGGGGTCGACGCCGATTACCGCCTCGACGGCACGCTCTACACCGCGACCAACCGCGCGCAATGCGGCTCGACCGACGCAGTGATCGCGGCGCTGGAGCGCAACGGGATCAACTCCTTTACCCAGCGACCGGTGGCGGATGTGCAGCGCATGGCCGGTTCCAGCAAGCACCTGGAAGGCTGGTTTTCCCCGGCGGCGGCGAGTGTGCAGCCGGGCAAACTGGTGCGCGGTTTGCGCCGGGTGGCGTTGCAACTGGGCGTGCGGATTCATGAAAACACCGCCATGACCGGACTGGAGGAGGGCAAGCCTGCGGGGATTCAAACGCCGAACGGCACGGTCCGCGCGGATCGGGTGGTGCTGGCGATGAATGCGTGGATGGCCCGGGCGTTCCCACAGTTCGAACGCAGCGTGGCGATTGTCTCCAGCGACATGCTGATTACCGAACCACGCCCGGATTTGCTCAATGACATCGGCTTGACCAGCGGCGTGACGGTGCTCGATTCGCGGATTTTCGTGCACTACTACCACAACACTCCGGACGGCCGGATCATGCTCGGCAAGGGCGGCAACACCTTCGCCTATGGCGGGCGGATGTTGCCGGTGTTCGATCAGCCGTCGCCTTATGCCGGGCTGTTGCGCAGCAGTCTGGCGGATTTCTTCCCGGCGTTTGCCGAGGTCAAGGTCGAGGCGACCTGGAACGGTCCTTCGGATCGCTCGGTCACCGGGTTGCCGTTCTTTGGCCAGATGAGCGCCAGCGGCAATGTGTTTTATGGCTTCGGCTACTCCGGCAGCGGCGTCGGGCCGTGTCACATGGGCGGGCAGATTCTGGCCTCGATGGTGCAAGGCCTGGACAACCCGTGGACCCGCTCGCCGCTGGTTAACGGGCCGTTGGGTTACTTCCCGCCGGAGCCGATTCGGTACCTGGGTTCGTTGATGGTGCGCAATGCGATCCGTCGCAAGGAGCGTGCTGAGGATCACGGACACCGGCCGCGGCATCTGGATGTGCGGCTGGCGAAGTTCGCGGCGGCGGCGGGGAAGGCTGACAAGGGTTAA
- a CDS encoding ABC transporter permease, producing the protein MSKNGPFALLFHALVVLFMLAPLVVVCLVAFTPENTLSLPTTNFSLRWFRAVFERADFVDAFYNSLILAFCAATLATLIAVPAALAITRYEFPGRGFFNGLFLSPIIIPHLVLGVALLRLFALMGVNGSFGWLIFAHVLVITPYVLRLVLASAIGLDRSAEHAAQSLGAGRFTLFKQITLPMILPGVAGGWLLAFINSFDEVTLSIFVTSPATQTLPVRMYVYATESIDPMMAAVSALVIGLTALTMILLDRVYGLDRVLVGKQ; encoded by the coding sequence ATGTCCAAGAACGGTCCTTTCGCCCTGCTGTTTCATGCCCTGGTGGTGCTGTTCATGCTGGCGCCGCTGGTGGTGGTGTGCCTGGTGGCTTTCACTCCGGAAAACACCCTGAGCCTGCCGACGACGAACTTCTCGTTGCGTTGGTTTCGTGCGGTTTTTGAACGCGCCGATTTTGTCGATGCGTTCTACAACAGCCTGATCCTGGCGTTCTGCGCCGCGACCTTGGCGACGCTGATTGCGGTGCCGGCGGCGCTGGCCATCACCCGCTATGAGTTTCCCGGACGCGGCTTTTTCAATGGCCTGTTCCTGTCGCCGATCATCATTCCGCACTTGGTTTTAGGCGTCGCACTGCTGCGCCTGTTTGCGCTGATGGGCGTGAATGGCAGCTTCGGCTGGCTGATCTTCGCCCATGTGCTGGTGATCACGCCGTATGTGCTGCGACTGGTATTGGCGTCGGCGATTGGCCTGGACCGCAGCGCCGAACACGCCGCGCAATCCTTGGGCGCCGGGCGCTTCACGCTGTTCAAGCAAATCACCTTGCCGATGATCTTGCCCGGTGTCGCCGGTGGCTGGCTGTTGGCGTTTATCAACAGCTTCGACGAGGTGACGTTGTCGATTTTCGTCACCTCGCCGGCCACGCAAACCTTGCCGGTGCGGATGTACGTGTACGCCACCGAATCCATCGATCCGATGATGGCGGCGGTGTCGGCTCTGGTGATCGGCCTGACCGCATTGACGATGATTCTGCTCGACCGGGTCTATGGCCTGGATCGGGTTTTGGTGGGCAAACAATGA
- a CDS encoding type VI secretion system Vgr family protein has translation MHNDKESPFTLTLVEADLSLQVLQFNGCEGLNQPYRFDIEVIGLAPAMNLDRLLQQPAFLSLGDGQGFHGVLRSASREHRGTHRIGYRLVLVPHLQSLEQQRRRRVFHRLSVPAILRQLLEEHDLPEHSYRFELGTGHYPVRPFCIQYEESDLDLLQRLCEEEGIHYHFEHRRDGHVLVLADDSLSFPQEPVITPFHGDPFDEPDFAAIREMFQRHDSPLIQPQPQARDRSTAAVSFGAANHPLIGTAAINQRPASAQLHRDQRSRRSLERLRCQHRQVHGQSDQTGLLSGRIVQVEQHPVSSFNDQWLLTEIRHQGQQPSILADGPSGSAGYCNRFSAIPWSTVFRPALKQPRPSIPGFQPARVSGVSGAPAALDEQGRVQVSLWPEPAARDPVGLWLPVAVGVSGLPVAGSDVFICFLDSDPDRPVICAGANAQNPRPPNTPPARGDTRLLLDWLVNRPDTP, from the coding sequence ATGCACAATGACAAGGAAAGTCCCTTCACCCTGACCCTCGTCGAGGCTGATCTGAGTTTGCAGGTGTTGCAGTTCAACGGCTGTGAAGGCCTCAACCAGCCCTATCGGTTCGACATCGAAGTGATAGGCCTGGCGCCGGCGATGAACCTCGACCGACTGTTGCAACAACCGGCCTTTCTGAGCCTGGGTGACGGCCAGGGCTTTCACGGCGTACTGCGCAGCGCCAGTCGCGAGCATCGTGGCACGCACCGGATCGGCTATCGACTGGTGCTGGTACCGCACCTGCAAAGTCTCGAACAACAGCGCCGCCGCCGGGTCTTTCATCGACTCAGCGTCCCGGCCATCCTGCGCCAATTATTGGAGGAGCATGACCTGCCCGAGCACAGTTACCGTTTTGAACTGGGCACCGGGCACTACCCGGTGCGGCCCTTTTGCATTCAATACGAAGAAAGTGACCTGGACTTGCTGCAACGGCTTTGCGAAGAAGAAGGCATCCACTATCACTTCGAACACCGCCGCGACGGGCATGTGCTGGTGCTGGCCGACGACAGTTTGAGCTTCCCCCAGGAGCCGGTCATCACGCCTTTTCATGGTGATCCTTTCGACGAACCGGACTTCGCGGCGATCCGCGAAATGTTCCAGCGCCACGATTCGCCGCTGATCCAGCCGCAACCGCAAGCCCGCGACAGAAGCACCGCTGCCGTCAGTTTTGGCGCGGCCAATCATCCATTGATCGGCACTGCGGCGATCAATCAGCGCCCCGCTTCCGCGCAACTGCACCGCGATCAGCGCAGCCGTCGGTCGTTGGAACGGCTGCGCTGCCAGCACCGACAGGTACACGGTCAAAGCGACCAGACCGGTTTGCTCAGCGGACGGATCGTGCAGGTGGAACAACACCCAGTGTCGAGTTTCAACGACCAATGGTTGCTCACCGAAATCCGGCATCAGGGGCAACAACCTTCGATCCTCGCGGATGGCCCGTCCGGGTCTGCCGGTTACTGCAACCGATTCAGCGCCATTCCCTGGTCAACGGTGTTCCGGCCGGCGCTTAAACAACCCAGGCCAAGCATTCCCGGCTTTCAGCCCGCGCGCGTGTCAGGTGTATCCGGAGCACCTGCGGCGCTCGATGAACAGGGCCGGGTTCAAGTCAGTCTGTGGCCTGAGCCTGCCGCCCGGGACCCGGTGGGGCTTTGGCTGCCAGTGGCCGTGGGCGTGTCCGGGCTGCCCGTTGCCGGCAGTGACGTGTTCATCTGCTTTCTCGACAGCGATCCGGATCGGCCGGTTATTTGCGCCGGGGCAAACGCTCAGAATCCACGCCCCCCCAACACCCCGCCAGCGCGCGGCGATACGCGGTTGTTGCTTGATTGGCTGGTCAATCGCCCCGATACGCCCTGA
- a CDS encoding leucine-rich repeat-containing protein kinase family protein, with the protein MNTLAQLRAGELAGITRLDLSCGLTEFPREIFDLADSLEVLNLSGNALSSLPEDLHRLTRLRIVFCSDNQFTELPACLGQCAALSMIGFRANRIERVPAAALPPLLRWLILTDNCISELPSELGERALMQKLMLSGNRLQQLPQSLVQLHRLELLRLSANRFTELPEWLLTLPALTWLAYAGNPLETEADATALDATPSIPWSALHLEQKLGEGASGVIHRATWERAQQPAAEVAVKLYKGEMTSDGSPLHEMNACITAGLHPNLIRVEGRIVEHPQAQAGLVMQLIDPSYRNLAGLPSLASCSRDVYADDTRFTAAVALRIARGIASAAEHLHQQGITHGDLYAHNILWNEHGDCLLGDFGGASFHATTDNLETRALQRIEVRAFGVLLEELLERIDSGLGDADRQVLEDLQRRCCQADVLARPGFGEVVGVLQGIFAAS; encoded by the coding sequence ATGAATACCCTCGCACAACTGCGGGCCGGCGAGCTGGCCGGCATCACTCGTCTGGATCTTTCCTGCGGCCTCACCGAGTTTCCCCGGGAAATCTTCGACCTGGCGGATTCGCTGGAGGTGCTCAACCTCAGCGGCAACGCCTTGAGCAGCCTGCCGGAGGACCTGCATCGCCTGACCCGTCTGCGGATTGTGTTTTGCTCCGACAACCAGTTCACCGAACTGCCGGCCTGCCTGGGTCAGTGCGCTGCGCTGAGCATGATCGGCTTCCGGGCCAACCGCATCGAGCGTGTACCGGCCGCGGCCCTGCCGCCGCTGTTGCGCTGGCTGATCCTGACCGACAACTGCATCAGCGAACTGCCCAGCGAGCTGGGTGAACGTGCGCTCATGCAAAAACTGATGTTGTCCGGCAACCGCTTGCAGCAACTGCCCCAGAGCCTGGTGCAACTCCATCGCTTGGAATTGCTGCGTCTTTCGGCCAACCGTTTTACCGAACTGCCCGAGTGGCTGCTGACCCTGCCGGCCCTGACCTGGCTGGCCTACGCCGGTAACCCGCTGGAAACCGAAGCCGACGCCACCGCCCTCGACGCCACACCGAGCATCCCTTGGTCAGCGCTGCACCTGGAGCAAAAACTCGGTGAAGGCGCGTCCGGCGTGATCCATCGCGCCACGTGGGAACGTGCGCAGCAACCGGCCGCCGAGGTTGCGGTAAAACTCTATAAAGGCGAAATGACCAGCGATGGCTCGCCGCTGCATGAAATGAACGCCTGCATCACCGCCGGCCTGCACCCCAACCTGATCCGCGTCGAAGGGCGCATCGTCGAGCATCCACAAGCCCAGGCCGGGCTGGTCATGCAACTGATCGACCCGAGTTATCGCAACCTGGCCGGGTTGCCGAGCCTGGCGTCCTGTTCGCGCGATGTCTACGCCGATGACACCCGCTTCACCGCGGCGGTGGCGTTGCGCATTGCCCGTGGCATCGCCTCGGCGGCGGAACATTTGCACCAACAGGGCATCACCCACGGCGACCTCTACGCCCACAACATTTTGTGGAACGAGCACGGTGATTGCCTGCTGGGCGACTTCGGCGGTGCGTCGTTTCACGCGACCACGGATAACCTGGAAACCCGCGCGCTGCAACGGATCGAAGTGCGGGCGTTCGGGGTGCTGTTGGAGGAATTGCTGGAGCGGATCGACTCAGGTCTGGGCGATGCCGATCGGCAGGTGCTGGAAGATTTGCAGCGGCGCTGCTGCCAGGCGGATGTGCTGGCGCGACCGGGGTTTGGCGAGGTTGTTGGTGTATTGCAGGGAATTTTTGCGGCGAGTTGA
- a CDS encoding (2Fe-2S)-binding protein produces MALLKRLAEGDRPALDFVLDGQPATALLGDTVLTAVLTCSDHLRGSDFSAEPRAGFCLMGACQDCWVRLGDGRRVRACSTLLEAGHQINREPGRLI; encoded by the coding sequence ATGGCTCTGCTGAAACGACTGGCCGAAGGCGACCGCCCGGCCCTGGACTTTGTCCTCGACGGCCAACCGGCCACCGCCCTGCTCGGCGACACCGTGCTGACGGCGGTGCTGACCTGCAGCGACCACCTGCGCGGCAGCGACTTCAGCGCCGAGCCTCGCGCCGGGTTCTGTCTGATGGGCGCGTGCCAGGACTGCTGGGTGCGTTTGGGTGATGGCCGCCGGGTGCGCGCCTGCTCGACATTGCTTGAGGCCGGGCACCAGATCAACCGTGAACCGGGGCGCTTGATATGA